One stretch of Lysobacter sp. TY2-98 DNA includes these proteins:
- a CDS encoding DNA topoisomerase IB yields the protein MSVPAPTPESARAAREAGLVYVSDAEPGIRRRKKGDGFSYVDIDGKTISDEATLARIRALAIPPAYTDVWICTDPDGHLQATGRDAKGRKQYRYHADWAAVRGDGKFERIIAFGEALPKLRRRLSKDLKLPGFPRDKVLAIVVSVMARTLIRVGNDSYARSNRSFGLTTLRNRHVGFLRGGRAKFAFRGKSGLEHEIVLDDANLVKLVKHCQQLPGQSLFQYLDDDGATQPVGSAQVNDYLRDALGEAFTAKDFRTWGGTLAAIEKFEAIDVPEDASERALASIEKQVLTEVADVLGNTPAVCRKAYVDPAVFEGWRSGRLRQFTEGARSGRSWELAALRFLRDARRRAAAESRAAKKALRTTRRRTRAGAEQAPRRATRTRARSPQAPVTQQGAAPPV from the coding sequence ATGAGTGTTCCTGCGCCCACACCCGAAAGCGCGCGCGCCGCGCGCGAGGCCGGACTGGTCTACGTCAGCGATGCCGAACCCGGCATCCGTCGCCGCAAGAAGGGCGACGGCTTCAGCTACGTCGACATCGACGGCAAGACGATCAGCGATGAGGCCACGCTCGCGCGCATTCGTGCGCTCGCGATTCCGCCCGCCTACACCGACGTGTGGATTTGCACCGATCCCGATGGCCACCTGCAGGCGACCGGGCGCGATGCAAAAGGCCGCAAGCAGTACCGCTACCACGCGGACTGGGCGGCGGTGCGCGGCGACGGCAAGTTCGAACGCATCATCGCGTTCGGCGAGGCGCTGCCCAAGCTGCGGCGTCGCCTGTCGAAGGATCTGAAGCTGCCCGGCTTTCCGCGCGACAAGGTGCTCGCGATCGTGGTGTCGGTGATGGCGCGTACGCTGATCCGCGTGGGCAACGACAGCTACGCGCGCAGCAACCGGTCGTTCGGGCTGACCACGCTGCGCAACCGGCATGTCGGCTTCCTCCGCGGCGGGCGCGCGAAGTTCGCGTTTCGAGGTAAGTCCGGCCTGGAGCACGAGATCGTGCTCGACGACGCGAATCTGGTGAAACTGGTCAAGCACTGCCAGCAGCTGCCGGGGCAGTCGCTGTTCCAGTACCTCGACGACGACGGCGCGACGCAGCCCGTGGGCTCCGCGCAGGTCAACGACTACCTGCGCGATGCGCTGGGCGAAGCGTTCACAGCGAAGGACTTCCGCACCTGGGGCGGCACGCTCGCGGCGATCGAGAAATTCGAAGCCATCGACGTGCCCGAGGACGCGAGCGAGCGCGCTCTGGCATCGATCGAGAAGCAGGTGCTCACCGAGGTGGCGGACGTGCTCGGCAATACGCCGGCGGTGTGCCGCAAGGCCTACGTCGACCCGGCCGTGTTCGAAGGTTGGCGTAGCGGGCGACTTCGGCAGTTCACCGAGGGCGCGCGCAGTGGTCGAAGCTGGGAACTCGCCGCCCTGCGCTTCCTGCGTGATGCGCGCCGTCGTGCCGCGGCCGAATCGCGTGCGGCGAAGAAGGCGCTGCGCACCACGCGGCGCCGCACGCGTGCGGGTGCCGAACAGGCGCCGAGACGGGCGACGCGCACGCGCGCCCGCTCACCGCAGGCGCCGGTCACCCAGCAGGGTGCGGCGCCCCCGGTGTAG
- a CDS encoding ribonuclease H-like domain-containing protein: MTLTLDKLRALKRQAGATDTPASPASSVPSSLREPLPATATAPVAPWDAVLHQDATSRIAANDPAPHAAPSLEVDNAPRLSPKAAEVDALRRLLGLRERAPLLRPRARNVDRTLPGIEIDAGLWLIESQVTHAKPEAPLPLAFARRDGHVDADHLLFFDTETTGLAGGTGTRAFMIGAADWFDGALRVRQLLIANMAAEAAMLRTFASWLTPTTVLASYNGRSYDAPLLRTRYRLARQKDPLHGLDHLDLLHPSRRRWRGRWENCRLATIEREALRILREDDLPGSQAPAAWLTYLRGGASSNLRRVAEHNRQDVATLAQLLLRLCDDTTEFDTPS, translated from the coding sequence ATGACGCTGACCCTGGACAAGCTGCGTGCACTGAAACGCCAGGCGGGGGCGACGGACACACCCGCCTCGCCTGCATCGTCGGTCCCGTCCTCGCTGCGCGAGCCGCTGCCCGCGACGGCCACGGCGCCGGTCGCACCCTGGGATGCGGTGCTGCATCAGGACGCGACATCGCGCATCGCCGCGAACGACCCCGCGCCACATGCAGCGCCATCGCTCGAGGTCGACAACGCACCGCGCCTGTCGCCGAAGGCCGCCGAGGTCGACGCACTGCGCCGCCTGCTCGGCCTGCGCGAACGCGCGCCACTGCTGCGTCCACGCGCACGCAATGTCGACCGCACGCTGCCCGGCATCGAGATCGACGCCGGTCTGTGGCTGATCGAATCGCAGGTCACGCACGCGAAGCCCGAAGCGCCGTTGCCGCTCGCGTTCGCGCGCCGCGATGGCCACGTCGATGCGGACCACCTGCTGTTCTTCGACACCGAAACCACCGGCCTCGCCGGCGGCACCGGCACGCGCGCCTTCATGATCGGCGCGGCCGACTGGTTCGACGGCGCCTTGCGCGTGCGTCAGCTGCTGATCGCGAACATGGCCGCGGAGGCGGCGATGCTGCGCACGTTCGCGTCATGGCTGACGCCGACGACGGTGCTCGCCAGCTACAACGGGCGCAGTTACGACGCGCCGCTGCTGCGCACGCGTTATCGGCTGGCGCGACAGAAGGACCCGCTGCACGGTCTCGATCATCTCGATCTGCTGCATCCGTCGCGCCGCCGTTGGCGCGGGCGCTGGGAAAACTGCCGGCTCGCGACCATCGAACGCGAAGCGCTGCGCATCCTGCGCGAGGACGATCTGCCGGGTTCGCAGGCACCCGCCGCATGGCTCACCTACCTCCGCGGCGGCGCGTCGAGCAACCTGCGCCGCGTCGCCGAGCACAACCGCCAGGACGTGGCGACGCTCGCGCAACTGCTGCTGCGCCTCTGCGACGACACAACGGAATTCGATACACCGTCTTGA
- a CDS encoding L,D-transpeptidase family protein has protein sequence MKTPAEILCRRASRTLLSIAIAFGALPALAANVTAPSPAATVDAAIPSSDEVALRPGTFEWSPDAATATGPVTIVVSLPAQMVHVYRGDVRIARSTISSGREGHETPPGMYEILEKDRMHHSNKYDNAPMPFMQRLTWDGVALHAGHIPGYPASHGCVRLPLAFAQQLFSITEKGGRVIVADETNASEAVLYPGVRVPVDPWTGLERGASGAPVMVETADATMTPAPTVAGTSIDTAPPSAPAVTVETAPTLAGY, from the coding sequence ATGAAAACGCCCGCCGAAATCCTCTGCCGCCGCGCTTCGCGCACCCTGCTTTCGATCGCCATCGCGTTCGGCGCATTGCCGGCGCTCGCCGCGAACGTCACTGCGCCGTCACCGGCCGCGACCGTGGACGCGGCGATCCCCTCGAGCGACGAGGTCGCGCTGCGACCGGGTACGTTCGAGTGGTCGCCGGACGCGGCGACCGCGACGGGTCCGGTGACGATCGTGGTGTCGCTGCCGGCGCAGATGGTGCACGTGTATCGCGGCGATGTTCGGATCGCGCGTTCGACGATCAGCAGCGGTCGCGAAGGCCACGAAACGCCACCGGGGATGTACGAGATCCTCGAGAAGGATCGGATGCATCACTCGAACAAGTACGACAATGCGCCGATGCCCTTCATGCAGCGCCTGACCTGGGACGGCGTCGCACTGCACGCGGGCCACATTCCCGGCTATCCCGCCTCGCACGGCTGCGTGCGCCTGCCGCTCGCGTTCGCGCAGCAGCTGTTCTCGATCACCGAGAAGGGCGGGCGCGTGATCGTTGCCGACGAAACCAATGCGAGCGAGGCGGTGCTGTATCCGGGCGTGCGCGTGCCGGTCGATCCGTGGACCGGGCTCGAGCGTGGCGCGTCGGGCGCACCGGTGATGGTGGAAACGGCGGACGCCACGATGACGCCGGCGCCGACCGTGGCGGGAACGTCCATTGATACGGCGCCGCCCAGCGCACCCGCGGTGACGGTCGAGACCGCACCGACGCTCGCGGGTTACTGA